The Raphanus sativus cultivar WK10039 unplaced genomic scaffold, ASM80110v3 Scaffold0389, whole genome shotgun sequence DNA window GAAGTGGTGAGAATTGTGAGGAAGAGAGAAGACGACCATTTTATTGCCCTAGTGTTATAACAACTGTCAACGGACATTTCAAATTAGGAGGAGGATCACTGTTTGGTCTCAGCGgattagtttccttttaaacGTTGTTTCTGttgtaattatataattattttttttgtcttatgtCTTAACctgattaattaattttcttataaaacatgttttatgtgctttttcttttgtaaagcCAACAACTAGAATATCCCGTTTATGAGAAAAAATATCTCGCTTGTTTTAATATCTTCATGAAAGATATTTTTCAGCCATAAAttctacatttttttctttgttttcatgaGCATATTCTCATGTTTGTACCACTAGGGAGGGGTCATTGTAATTTACTTCTGTTGCTCTCATTTTTGCATAATTTATTTCTGTAATTTACATAGATTACTATACAAATCTACAAGTTCGTTTCATAAAAATTACAATTgataaaactatttttcaagataatattgttatttatagTCCTCCACACTCCTCTCTCTAGAGGTGAAGGAAAGCTCAAGTAACCAAAATGAGATGAAACATTATCAATTACACAATTCCATAAACCCAATTGTTCAACTTTAGATCCAAAAGATTTTGCTTTTTATTCAAAGAGACAGAAACAAACAACCAATAACTCAGAGAGATTCTCAAAGAGCGTAAACCAGAGCTCTCACATTCTTACTTGGTCTTGGTGGGTACCCATGGTTGGTACCTAGTCCAGTTCTTTTGCCCCGGGTTCAAGGTATGTCCTTTGGAGTGGTAAATGTATGCATCACCTTCTCCAGAGAAGTTCTCCTTATGCTCAATCCCATACCTTTTTGGTTTCTGACTCAACAGCTTCAAACAGAGAAAGAAAGGGAGAGAGATTATTGGGTTTTTTTCTCTCAAGTTAGGAAGCACTTCTTACGACTATAGCATATTTGAAATCGGTTTTATTTATTACCTCATCTCCAGTGTGATCAGTGATGAAATGAAGCCATCCGTGCCATTCGGCTGGTACTTGAGATGCGTTGTAACGATCCTTGGATGCGTACTCTACCCATCTGTGTCTACCTGTTAGCAAGAGACTCCATGTAATTGGCTAAACACCCtttatatacacatttatagATTCCCCATTATGTCTTCAACAGATAAAAAGATCTTTTAAGGGAGACGTTCACCACATATATCCTTAAAACTATCATATGGACTGGGTTTGATTTTGCTTCGATAACAACTTAGCCATTTCCTAAACAAGGCTATACAAATCTCTGCTGAACTAGGTTAAAAGGCTCAACTTATCTTACTCCGACTTCATTGAGTCATCAGATTACGGTGTGATCTAGGAACTAACAGATGCTGGTTggatagaaaaaaattatatggttaaaCCAAATGCTGCAATTCAGAGTAGAAAAGACATTTGAAGTCAACTATATAAAGTTTATTGGAAGAGCGATGTTTGGTATCATGAATACTAGAGGTGGCGTCAGTATTTTTAGCAAAAGTATGGCTTAGAAAGCATGGCTACATCAagttattagaaaaaaaaatcacgtaCCGTATTGAGTATCACCCAGCTTCTGGTAGTATTTGTTACCGAACTTGTCCACGCCAACGAGTGTTGCTCCTATGTTGTGTATTTTAGTTTGCCTTGAATGATCAAACAAGAGACACCAAAACTTATATCGATCAGAAACTATGACTCAACAGCAAGGTCAAATATTAAACAAGGTGGAAACAAAACACAAAGATTCAAGTATATTATGTGATACACACTAACAATGGGAACCAGCAAGCGAACAAAAGATGGATGTCATGATGCTAAGCAAAATCAAAGTCGTATATAATCATAGTTATCAGTAACGGCAGAACAACTGACACCACTTTGGAAATACTCGAAAAGAGTATATTTTGCAAAAATGTCAcgtttatatatacacatcacTGTATTAAAAATCTAAAGACGTTAGATCAAGCTCCATATCCTTATAAGCAAGCATAAAAATCTAAAGTTGGATGTAAATGCCAGCCAAATTCACCAATTATCTAGAGCCTATTAGAACAAACATAATTCAACTTAAACTAAAATACACTAACTTTTAACCCTATTGTGATCATCTATGAAGTAACTGGTGACATATATAACAAAATGACAACGAGCTCGACTTACAAAGGATTCTTGAACAATCAattgaatcatatatatatatatacataatctCTAGAGAAGTGAAACAATAAGCAGTTAATATGAGAGATAGATATACTTACAAGAGGTTCCCATCTGGTAGGCATCTCCTGCAATCAGGGAAACAAAAATTCAAAGGAAACCAATTAGAACATGGAGAGATTGTCTTGCAAAACCCTAAAAACTCTTGCTAACTGCTAGGATTTACGGAATCTAATCAAATCCACGAGATCGCTAAAGTGAAATAAGCTGAGAAGAACTTACAGGAAGCCTTCTTCACGGATCATCCTGAGGAAACCGCCGAGACCTTTCTCTCTAATCGTCTCTAACGCACTCTTCGCCACCGTCAAAGCCATCGCTTTTTTTCCTCTTCACCTCTCTCACTCGGATTCGCCTGGATATTCGATTTCGACGTTCGTCTTCGAACTCCAAACAACAAGGGACAGATACAATAGACATTATCCAAAACGCACCGTTTCGATTTGTTGGGCTTTGTGTGCTTTACATGCTTCGCCTTGATTGATATTTTGTGGCCCATAATTTGTTGGGAAAGTGGGCTATTATGGCTCAGATCCTGATGCTTTggttaaaataatactaaactGTAACATTATTTATCACCAATATTGACATAATTAACCAATGAATTATTTTTCATgaacttttttatataaaaaagactAGTTTTGTAGTGAAGATAGAGGGAGATAGGAaggaaaaaagaagagaaaaagtaaTTTTGGTTAGTTagtaaattatgattttttgtgtTAATGAGTTTGCAATTTCCAAACTTTATAAcctgtattttttttaatataggtTATCTTGAAAATTTTGTAGtaaatgagaaaagaaaaagaaaaaagggagGAGAGGGAGTGGAGTAAATATTTGCTCTTGTTTGAATTAGAATACATTTGTTTTGTGTATTGTCACTTTCTTTTAACAGTAtctagaagaaaaaataagagGAAAATAGTTTTTACCTCATTAATAAAATTTCGAGgtaaataaaagtattttttaagtAATTAATTTTTCTTCTTGATTATTCACTCTAAATGTGAAATGCAGTCAAAACCATAAACTTTGACCAATACACAGATAGTAACAAAATATACCATTTagcataatttttaatattataactcatctatatattataaaaatatttaaaatagttaaataatcTTTTTGTATAGAAACAGTGTATTGCCAATGGTTattcaatttaattatataagcCTTTCCTTTTATTCCATTCCCATGTATTGacataaaatattacataaccTTTCATTATATTTAATTCCAAGTATATCGTTTTAAATGGCGTATCTGCGCTACaataatacaaaagaaaaaactagtCAAAACCCTTGGACGGTCAACATAATAAGAACTCTAGAAGTCCTTCCTTCCTTTTTTTCCTCTCCCTCCCTGCGTCAATCTCAggcttccttcttcttcataaaCCTCTCTCGATAACATATATAAACCGCCTCTCCCTTAACCCTCTGCAAAACACCTCGCTCTCTATACAAAACTTCTTCTCCGTGTCTCCGTCTCTCTTCGTCGACCTTCGTTGATTCTCAACTTCCCTCCCGCGCGATGGCTGCCGAGAAGTTACTGGACTTGAGTCAGCCTATCGACGTCGCTTTGCTCGACGCCACCGTTGGGGCCTTCTACTCAACAGGATCTAAAGATGAAGTAAGTCCATTGGCCTATGGTTCCTAATCGATGAACAATAAACGAATCAATCCTTCGTCTTGTTTTCTTAATCTGCTGATTGCTTAATTCGATTAGGGCGTTCGCCTCTTCGATTTATAGGGTTTTGGAATTGGATCTGTGTGTTGATTTTAAATGATGAAAacattgtttgtttgtttgtttcagagAGCTGCTGCGGATAATATCCTGCGGGAATTGAAAGCCAACCCTGACACCTGGCTTCAAGTGGTTCACATTTTACAAAGCACCAAGAGTACA harbors:
- the LOC108809166 gene encoding probable NADH dehydrogenase [ubiquinone] 1 alpha subcomplex subunit 12, translated to MALTVAKSALETIREKGLGGFLRMIREEGFLRCLPDGNLLQTKIHNIGATLVGVDKFGNKYYQKLGDTQYGRHRWVEYASKDRYNASQVPAEWHGWLHFITDHTGDELLSQKPKRYGIEHKENFSGEGDAYIYHSKGHTLNPGQKNWTRYQPWVPTKTK